One genomic segment of Pseudorca crassidens isolate mPseCra1 chromosome X, mPseCra1.hap1, whole genome shotgun sequence includes these proteins:
- the FAM3A gene encoding protein FAM3A isoform X4, translated as MAGWRLRAVLPLWAAIAGPLAPRSGAPSPRVAEQSGAAGLTGLPLTELASPHRQSARSTNAAPDGCPTPAGEVDMRLAGPLRIMALVISVGLTWLVASILLGGPGGGFPRIQQLFASPENSVTAEPRARKYKCGLPQPCPEEHLAFRVVSGAANVIGPKICLEDRMLCPPARLMSSVKDNVGRGLNIALVNGVSGELIEARAFDMWAGDVNDLLKFIRPLHEGTLVFVASYDDPATKMNEETRKLFSDLGSKNVKDLAFRDSWVFVGAKGVQNKSPFEQPRLFSCREGL; from the exons ATGGCGGGGTGGCGCCTGCGGGCCGTGCTACCGCTCTGGGCCGCCATTGCCGGGCCTCTCGCTCCGCGCAGCGGAGCTCCCTCGCCTCGCGTCGCCGAGCAGAGCGGGGCGGCCGGCCTGACGGGGCTGCCCCTGACCGAGCTCGCATCCCCCCACCGCCAG AGCGCACGGTCCACAAACGCTGCACCTGACGGCTGCCCCACCCCAGCGGGAGAAGTGGACATGAGGTTGGCAG GTCCCCTCCGCATCATGGCCCTGGTCATCTCCGTGGGCCTCACCTGGCTCGTAGCCAGCATCCTCCTCGGTGGGCCTGGCGGCGGCTTTCCTCGCATCCAGCAACTGTTCGCCA GCCCAGAGAACTCAGTGACTGCAG AGCCGAGGGCCAGGAAGTACAAATGCGGCCTGCCTCAGCCGTGTCCCGAGGAGCACCTGGCCTTCCGCGTGGTCAGCGGGGCTGCCAACGTCATTGGACCCAAGATCTGCCTGGAGGACAGGAT GCTCTGTCCCCCTGCTAGGCTCATGAGCAGTGTCAAGGACAACGTGGGCCGGGGACTGAACATCGCCCTGGTGAACG GGGTAAGCGGAGAGCTCATCGAGGCCCGCGCCTTCGACATGTGGGCGGGAG ATGTCAATGATCTACTGAAGTTTATCCGGCCGCTGCATGAAGGCACCCTGGTGTTTGTGGCTTCCTACGATGACCCAGCCACCAA GATGAATGAAGAGACCAGGAAGCTTTTCAGCGATCTGGGCAGCAAGAATGTCAAGGACCTGGCCTTCCGGGACAGCTGGGTGTTTGTAGGGGCCAAGGGTGTGCAGAACAAGAGCCCCTTTGAGCAG
- the FAM3A gene encoding protein FAM3A isoform X3 — protein MAGWRLRAVLPLWAAIAGPLAPRSGAPSPRVAEQSGAAGLTGLPLTELASPHRQSARSTNAAPDGCPTPAGEVDMRLAGPLRIMALVISVGLTWLVASILLGGPGGGFPRIQQLFASPENSVTAEPRARKYKCGLPQPCPEEHLAFRVVSGAANVIGPKICLEDRMLCPPARLMSSVKDNVGRGLNIALVNDVNDLLKFIRPLHEGTLVFVASYDDPATKMNEETRKLFSDLGSKNVKDLAFRDSWVFVGAKGVQNKSPFEQHVKNSKHTNKYEGWPEALEMEGCIPRRTTAS, from the exons ATGGCGGGGTGGCGCCTGCGGGCCGTGCTACCGCTCTGGGCCGCCATTGCCGGGCCTCTCGCTCCGCGCAGCGGAGCTCCCTCGCCTCGCGTCGCCGAGCAGAGCGGGGCGGCCGGCCTGACGGGGCTGCCCCTGACCGAGCTCGCATCCCCCCACCGCCAG AGCGCACGGTCCACAAACGCTGCACCTGACGGCTGCCCCACCCCAGCGGGAGAAGTGGACATGAGGTTGGCAG GTCCCCTCCGCATCATGGCCCTGGTCATCTCCGTGGGCCTCACCTGGCTCGTAGCCAGCATCCTCCTCGGTGGGCCTGGCGGCGGCTTTCCTCGCATCCAGCAACTGTTCGCCA GCCCAGAGAACTCAGTGACTGCAG AGCCGAGGGCCAGGAAGTACAAATGCGGCCTGCCTCAGCCGTGTCCCGAGGAGCACCTGGCCTTCCGCGTGGTCAGCGGGGCTGCCAACGTCATTGGACCCAAGATCTGCCTGGAGGACAGGAT GCTCTGTCCCCCTGCTAGGCTCATGAGCAGTGTCAAGGACAACGTGGGCCGGGGACTGAACATCGCCCTGGTGAACG ATGTCAATGATCTACTGAAGTTTATCCGGCCGCTGCATGAAGGCACCCTGGTGTTTGTGGCTTCCTACGATGACCCAGCCACCAA GATGAATGAAGAGACCAGGAAGCTTTTCAGCGATCTGGGCAGCAAGAATGTCAAGGACCTGGCCTTCCGGGACAGCTGGGTGTTTGTAGGGGCCAAGGGTGTGCAGAACAAGAGCCCCTTTGAGCAG CACGTGAAGAACAGTAAGCACACCAATAAGTACGAAGGCTGGCCCGAGGCGCTGGAGATGGAAGGCTGCATCCCCAGGAGGACCACAGCCAGCTAG
- the FAM3A gene encoding protein FAM3A isoform X1, translated as MAGWRLRAVLPLWAAIAGPLAPRSGAPSPRVAEQSGAAGLTGLPLTELASPHRQSARSTNAAPDGCPTPAGEVDMRLAGPLRIMALVISVGLTWLVASILLGGPGGGFPRIQQLFASPENSVTAEPRARKYKCGLPQPCPEEHLAFRVVSGAANVIGPKICLEDRMLCPPARLMSSVKDNVGRGLNIALVNGVSGELIEARAFDMWAGDVNDLLKFIRPLHEGTLVFVASYDDPATKMNEETRKLFSDLGSKNVKDLAFRDSWVFVGAKGVQNKSPFEQHVKNSKHTNKYEGWPEALEMEGCIPRRTTAS; from the exons ATGGCGGGGTGGCGCCTGCGGGCCGTGCTACCGCTCTGGGCCGCCATTGCCGGGCCTCTCGCTCCGCGCAGCGGAGCTCCCTCGCCTCGCGTCGCCGAGCAGAGCGGGGCGGCCGGCCTGACGGGGCTGCCCCTGACCGAGCTCGCATCCCCCCACCGCCAG AGCGCACGGTCCACAAACGCTGCACCTGACGGCTGCCCCACCCCAGCGGGAGAAGTGGACATGAGGTTGGCAG GTCCCCTCCGCATCATGGCCCTGGTCATCTCCGTGGGCCTCACCTGGCTCGTAGCCAGCATCCTCCTCGGTGGGCCTGGCGGCGGCTTTCCTCGCATCCAGCAACTGTTCGCCA GCCCAGAGAACTCAGTGACTGCAG AGCCGAGGGCCAGGAAGTACAAATGCGGCCTGCCTCAGCCGTGTCCCGAGGAGCACCTGGCCTTCCGCGTGGTCAGCGGGGCTGCCAACGTCATTGGACCCAAGATCTGCCTGGAGGACAGGAT GCTCTGTCCCCCTGCTAGGCTCATGAGCAGTGTCAAGGACAACGTGGGCCGGGGACTGAACATCGCCCTGGTGAACG GGGTAAGCGGAGAGCTCATCGAGGCCCGCGCCTTCGACATGTGGGCGGGAG ATGTCAATGATCTACTGAAGTTTATCCGGCCGCTGCATGAAGGCACCCTGGTGTTTGTGGCTTCCTACGATGACCCAGCCACCAA GATGAATGAAGAGACCAGGAAGCTTTTCAGCGATCTGGGCAGCAAGAATGTCAAGGACCTGGCCTTCCGGGACAGCTGGGTGTTTGTAGGGGCCAAGGGTGTGCAGAACAAGAGCCCCTTTGAGCAG CACGTGAAGAACAGTAAGCACACCAATAAGTACGAAGGCTGGCCCGAGGCGCTGGAGATGGAAGGCTGCATCCCCAGGAGGACCACAGCCAGCTAG
- the FAM3A gene encoding protein FAM3A isoform X5, with protein MAGWRLRAVLPLWAAIAGPLAPRSGAPSPRVAEQSGAAGLTGLPLTELASPHRQSARSTNAAPDGCPTPAGEVDMRLAGPLRIMALVISVGLTWLVASILLGGPGGGFPRIQQLFASPENSVTAEPRARKYKCGLPQPCPEEHLAFRVVSGAANVIGPKICLEDRMLMSSVKDNVGRGLNIALVNDVNDLLKFIRPLHEGTLVFVASYDDPATKMNEETRKLFSDLGSKNVKDLAFRDSWVFVGAKGVQNKSPFEQHVKNSKHTNKYEGWPEALEMEGCIPRRTTAS; from the exons ATGGCGGGGTGGCGCCTGCGGGCCGTGCTACCGCTCTGGGCCGCCATTGCCGGGCCTCTCGCTCCGCGCAGCGGAGCTCCCTCGCCTCGCGTCGCCGAGCAGAGCGGGGCGGCCGGCCTGACGGGGCTGCCCCTGACCGAGCTCGCATCCCCCCACCGCCAG AGCGCACGGTCCACAAACGCTGCACCTGACGGCTGCCCCACCCCAGCGGGAGAAGTGGACATGAGGTTGGCAG GTCCCCTCCGCATCATGGCCCTGGTCATCTCCGTGGGCCTCACCTGGCTCGTAGCCAGCATCCTCCTCGGTGGGCCTGGCGGCGGCTTTCCTCGCATCCAGCAACTGTTCGCCA GCCCAGAGAACTCAGTGACTGCAG AGCCGAGGGCCAGGAAGTACAAATGCGGCCTGCCTCAGCCGTGTCCCGAGGAGCACCTGGCCTTCCGCGTGGTCAGCGGGGCTGCCAACGTCATTGGACCCAAGATCTGCCTGGAGGACAGGAT GCTCATGAGCAGTGTCAAGGACAACGTGGGCCGGGGACTGAACATCGCCCTGGTGAACG ATGTCAATGATCTACTGAAGTTTATCCGGCCGCTGCATGAAGGCACCCTGGTGTTTGTGGCTTCCTACGATGACCCAGCCACCAA GATGAATGAAGAGACCAGGAAGCTTTTCAGCGATCTGGGCAGCAAGAATGTCAAGGACCTGGCCTTCCGGGACAGCTGGGTGTTTGTAGGGGCCAAGGGTGTGCAGAACAAGAGCCCCTTTGAGCAG CACGTGAAGAACAGTAAGCACACCAATAAGTACGAAGGCTGGCCCGAGGCGCTGGAGATGGAAGGCTGCATCCCCAGGAGGACCACAGCCAGCTAG
- the FAM3A gene encoding protein FAM3A isoform X2 yields the protein MAGWRLRAVLPLWAAIAGPLAPRSGAPSPRVAEQSGAAGLTGLPLTELASPHRQSARSTNAAPDGCPTPAGEVDMRLAGPLRIMALVISVGLTWLVASILLGGPGGGFPRIQQLFASPENSVTAEPRARKYKCGLPQPCPEEHLAFRVVSGAANVIGPKICLEDRMLMSSVKDNVGRGLNIALVNGVSGELIEARAFDMWAGDVNDLLKFIRPLHEGTLVFVASYDDPATKMNEETRKLFSDLGSKNVKDLAFRDSWVFVGAKGVQNKSPFEQHVKNSKHTNKYEGWPEALEMEGCIPRRTTAS from the exons ATGGCGGGGTGGCGCCTGCGGGCCGTGCTACCGCTCTGGGCCGCCATTGCCGGGCCTCTCGCTCCGCGCAGCGGAGCTCCCTCGCCTCGCGTCGCCGAGCAGAGCGGGGCGGCCGGCCTGACGGGGCTGCCCCTGACCGAGCTCGCATCCCCCCACCGCCAG AGCGCACGGTCCACAAACGCTGCACCTGACGGCTGCCCCACCCCAGCGGGAGAAGTGGACATGAGGTTGGCAG GTCCCCTCCGCATCATGGCCCTGGTCATCTCCGTGGGCCTCACCTGGCTCGTAGCCAGCATCCTCCTCGGTGGGCCTGGCGGCGGCTTTCCTCGCATCCAGCAACTGTTCGCCA GCCCAGAGAACTCAGTGACTGCAG AGCCGAGGGCCAGGAAGTACAAATGCGGCCTGCCTCAGCCGTGTCCCGAGGAGCACCTGGCCTTCCGCGTGGTCAGCGGGGCTGCCAACGTCATTGGACCCAAGATCTGCCTGGAGGACAGGAT GCTCATGAGCAGTGTCAAGGACAACGTGGGCCGGGGACTGAACATCGCCCTGGTGAACG GGGTAAGCGGAGAGCTCATCGAGGCCCGCGCCTTCGACATGTGGGCGGGAG ATGTCAATGATCTACTGAAGTTTATCCGGCCGCTGCATGAAGGCACCCTGGTGTTTGTGGCTTCCTACGATGACCCAGCCACCAA GATGAATGAAGAGACCAGGAAGCTTTTCAGCGATCTGGGCAGCAAGAATGTCAAGGACCTGGCCTTCCGGGACAGCTGGGTGTTTGTAGGGGCCAAGGGTGTGCAGAACAAGAGCCCCTTTGAGCAG CACGTGAAGAACAGTAAGCACACCAATAAGTACGAAGGCTGGCCCGAGGCGCTGGAGATGGAAGGCTGCATCCCCAGGAGGACCACAGCCAGCTAG
- the FAM3A gene encoding protein FAM3A isoform X8 produces MRLAGPLRIMALVISVGLTWLVASILLGGPGGGFPRIQQLFASPENSVTAEPRARKYKCGLPQPCPEEHLAFRVVSGAANVIGPKICLEDRMLCPPARLMSSVKDNVGRGLNIALVNGVSGELIEARAFDMWAGDVNDLLKFIRPLHEGTLVFVASYDDPATKMNEETRKLFSDLGSKNVKDLAFRDSWVFVGAKGVQNKSPFEQHVKNSKHTNKYEGWPEALEMEGCIPRRTTAS; encoded by the exons ATGAGGTTGGCAG GTCCCCTCCGCATCATGGCCCTGGTCATCTCCGTGGGCCTCACCTGGCTCGTAGCCAGCATCCTCCTCGGTGGGCCTGGCGGCGGCTTTCCTCGCATCCAGCAACTGTTCGCCA GCCCAGAGAACTCAGTGACTGCAG AGCCGAGGGCCAGGAAGTACAAATGCGGCCTGCCTCAGCCGTGTCCCGAGGAGCACCTGGCCTTCCGCGTGGTCAGCGGGGCTGCCAACGTCATTGGACCCAAGATCTGCCTGGAGGACAGGAT GCTCTGTCCCCCTGCTAGGCTCATGAGCAGTGTCAAGGACAACGTGGGCCGGGGACTGAACATCGCCCTGGTGAACG GGGTAAGCGGAGAGCTCATCGAGGCCCGCGCCTTCGACATGTGGGCGGGAG ATGTCAATGATCTACTGAAGTTTATCCGGCCGCTGCATGAAGGCACCCTGGTGTTTGTGGCTTCCTACGATGACCCAGCCACCAA GATGAATGAAGAGACCAGGAAGCTTTTCAGCGATCTGGGCAGCAAGAATGTCAAGGACCTGGCCTTCCGGGACAGCTGGGTGTTTGTAGGGGCCAAGGGTGTGCAGAACAAGAGCCCCTTTGAGCAG CACGTGAAGAACAGTAAGCACACCAATAAGTACGAAGGCTGGCCCGAGGCGCTGGAGATGGAAGGCTGCATCCCCAGGAGGACCACAGCCAGCTAG